The following coding sequences lie in one Musa acuminata AAA Group cultivar baxijiao chromosome BXJ3-1, Cavendish_Baxijiao_AAA, whole genome shotgun sequence genomic window:
- the LOC135629661 gene encoding probable calcium-binding protein CML14, producing MGRGLHGEHRKQLRDIFDRFDMDRDGSLTHLELAALLRSLGLKPTGDQIHALLANMDANGNGSVEFDELAVALAPVMTEQAFVNQEQLLEVFRSFDRDGNGYISAAELARSMARMGQPLTFLELTEMMRQADTDGDGVISFEEFATVMAKSAAEFLGLTLVAS from the coding sequence ATGGGTCGTGGGCTGCATGGCGAGCATCGGAAGCAGCTGCGGGACATATTCGACCGATTCGACATGGACCGGGACGGCAGCCTGACGCACCTGGAGCTCGCCGCCCTGCTCCGTTCCCTGGGCCTCAAGCCCACCGGCGACCAGATCCACGCGCTGCTGGCCAACATGGACGCCAACGGCAACGGATCGGTGGAGTTCGACGAGCTGGCCGTCGCGCTCGCGCCCGTCATGACCGAGCAGGCCTTCGTCAACCAGGAGCAGCTCCTGGAGGTCTTCCGGTCGTTCGACCGGGACGGCAACGGGTACATCTCGGCGGCGGAACTGGCACGGTCGATGGCGCGCATGGGCCAGCCGCTCACCTTTCTCGAGCTCACCGAGATGATGCGGCAGGCCGACACCGACGGCGACGGCGTCATCAGCTTCGAGGAGTTCGCCACCGTCATGGCCAAGTCCGCCGCCGAGTTCCTCGGCCTAACCCTCGTGGCATCATAA